In Marinomonas posidonica IVIA-Po-181, a single window of DNA contains:
- a CDS encoding helix-turn-helix transcriptional regulator — MTYRVNQDDIISVDQPLNGRQRQLLPEALGACYVDREVIEPGIAIAYSSYTASQNFVEESQIETSEARLSLTFGLSGQSIYQCKSALADDLVFSANHATLTTFGNSEGERIYQEGQKIDQFRILISGSSFDRLSIPFPKEAKDVAYPTQQQHALTSPNTLHYLKRLMTLMHSNQPERPLEKHILVLNLLSEQLSLLQEDRQQYQPAFHHRDEAKIISAKQYMIQNMSLPITLANVCQAVGISESKLKQGTKAIYQLSPHQLLLQIRMEKAWEQLMTGSNVSQTAYFVGYQHASNFSAAFSRYYGFSPKSLLAQKQ; from the coding sequence ATGACGTATAGAGTGAATCAAGACGACATTATTTCGGTGGATCAGCCATTAAATGGTCGTCAAAGGCAGCTCTTACCGGAAGCATTAGGCGCTTGTTACGTCGATAGAGAAGTCATCGAACCCGGCATCGCCATTGCTTATTCAAGTTATACCGCCAGCCAAAATTTCGTTGAAGAAAGCCAGATTGAAACCTCAGAGGCAAGATTGAGTTTAACGTTTGGCTTATCCGGACAATCTATTTATCAGTGCAAAAGTGCCTTAGCAGACGACTTGGTCTTTTCGGCAAACCACGCCACATTGACGACCTTTGGCAATAGCGAAGGAGAGCGAATATATCAAGAAGGGCAAAAAATCGATCAGTTTCGGATACTCATAAGCGGAAGCTCATTTGATCGTCTTAGTATTCCATTCCCCAAAGAAGCCAAGGATGTCGCTTATCCTACTCAGCAGCAACATGCACTCACCAGCCCGAACACCTTGCATTACTTAAAACGACTGATGACGTTGATGCACTCGAATCAACCAGAGCGACCTTTAGAGAAGCACATTCTAGTACTGAATTTATTAAGTGAACAATTGTCGTTATTGCAGGAAGATCGCCAACAATATCAACCGGCGTTTCACCACAGAGACGAAGCGAAAATCATCTCAGCAAAACAATATATGATTCAAAATATGTCCCTTCCCATCACCCTCGCCAACGTATGTCAGGCGGTTGGCATCAGCGAAAGTAAGCTCAAACAAGGCACCAAAGCCATCTATCAATTGTCACCACACCAATTGCTTTTGCAAATTCGTATGGAAAAAGCCTGGGAACAATTAATGACCGGCAGCAATGTGTCTCAAACCGCTTACTTTGTCGGCTATCAACACGCTTCCAATTTCAGCGCGGCGTTTAGTCGCTATTATGGTTTTTCACCTAAATCTCTGCTCGCTCAAAAACAGTAA
- a CDS encoding DUF3833 domain-containing protein translates to MLITYKKWLLVLLSVFTLSACSTADVSIYANNTPKFDLQSFFSGELRAHGILKNRSGEVIRYFNATLDGRWENGVGTLAEVFVFDDGEIQNRTWTMTPNESGQYIATANDVVGTGKINIAGNALFMKYVLQVPYDGDIIEVTVDDRMYMVKDGVVINESVMTKFGFEVGYLSIVIEKV, encoded by the coding sequence ATGCTTATAACATACAAAAAATGGCTCTTGGTGTTATTGAGCGTATTTACCTTGTCTGCTTGTTCCACGGCAGACGTTTCTATTTACGCCAACAATACGCCGAAATTCGATTTGCAATCCTTCTTTTCAGGCGAACTGCGTGCCCATGGTATTTTGAAGAATCGCAGTGGTGAAGTGATTCGTTATTTCAATGCCACCTTGGACGGTCGCTGGGAAAACGGGGTGGGTACCTTGGCAGAAGTGTTTGTGTTTGATGATGGTGAGATTCAGAACCGTACTTGGACCATGACGCCAAATGAATCGGGGCAATACATAGCCACAGCGAATGACGTGGTGGGCACAGGGAAAATCAACATCGCGGGCAACGCCTTATTTATGAAATACGTACTGCAAGTGCCTTACGATGGCGACATTATTGAGGTCACGGTTGACGATCGCATGTACATGGTTAAAGACGGGGTGGTGATCAACGAATCCGTGATGACCAAGTTCGGCTTTGAAGTGGGTTACTTGTCTATAGTGATTGAGAAGGTGTAA
- a CDS encoding DUF2878 domain-containing protein — MTRKAIINAVLFQTIWFVCLLTGAFWALLATVCYLVFHHVFIMKNRHEWRLIAVFLLLGFVVDGSLFRLSLFTSTTEPWTALGVPPIWLLCLWVSVATLFAHSLSFLSKRYALAACFGLVGPTMSYFAGAKMAGITLASPLVYSLLIVAVLWTMILPFGVWLTDKWQLTDRKD, encoded by the coding sequence ATGACAAGGAAGGCCATCATCAATGCCGTTTTGTTTCAAACAATATGGTTTGTGTGCCTTCTTACGGGGGCCTTTTGGGCGCTGTTGGCCACGGTTTGTTATCTCGTTTTTCATCATGTCTTCATTATGAAAAACCGTCATGAATGGCGATTGATTGCTGTATTCTTGTTATTAGGTTTTGTTGTTGATGGCAGCCTGTTTCGTCTGTCGCTTTTCACCTCGACGACAGAGCCTTGGACAGCATTAGGTGTGCCGCCAATCTGGCTGCTGTGTTTGTGGGTCAGCGTGGCGACCTTATTTGCCCATAGCTTGTCTTTTTTAAGTAAGCGATATGCATTAGCGGCGTGTTTTGGCTTGGTTGGCCCGACCATGAGCTATTTTGCTGGTGCGAAAATGGCTGGTATTACCTTGGCCTCCCCACTAGTTTACAGCTTGTTAATTGTCGCCGTCTTGTGGACCATGATCTTGCCATTCGGCGTATGGCTGACGGATAAATGGCAACTGACTGATAGGAAGGATTAA
- a CDS encoding SAM-dependent methyltransferase — protein sequence MSLVSAENQKQTNKSTPSRLDTMARKMVFAMLNRLAIGHLTLEEEGMVFSFGEARHAAKHIAHIRVEERHAYRDVFFNSSIGAGEAYMKGHWSSPDLVGVIRLMVANLNLINKMDQKRPFWSRIGTKILHKMNANTKQGSRDNISAHYDLGNDFFSLFLDPTMMYSAAFYPEKKVSLEEASVFKLDRICQKLQLKETDHLLEIGTGWGGMAIHAAKHYGCQVTTTTISQEQYDFAKARVHAEGLQDKITLLLDDYRDLQGQYDKLVSIEMIEAVGHEYYDSYFSKCSELLKPEGLMVIQAITIADQRYDYARRSVDFIQRYIFPGGCLPSNQVIANKISAKTDMQIVGLEDITEHYAKTLADWRIRFHEARQEVVKLGFDDVFCRMWDFYLAYCEGGFKERAISTGQFVFAKPEHRLSLPSSD from the coding sequence GCTAGAGGAAGAGGGTATGGTGTTTTCTTTCGGGGAAGCACGTCACGCCGCCAAGCACATCGCGCACATTCGAGTCGAAGAGCGTCACGCTTATCGAGACGTTTTCTTCAACAGCAGTATTGGCGCAGGTGAAGCTTATATGAAAGGACACTGGAGTTCGCCGGATCTGGTTGGAGTGATCCGTCTGATGGTGGCGAACCTCAATTTGATCAATAAAATGGATCAGAAAAGACCATTTTGGTCGCGAATTGGCACCAAAATACTGCATAAAATGAATGCCAATACCAAGCAAGGTTCGCGTGACAATATCTCCGCTCACTATGATCTAGGCAATGACTTTTTTTCACTCTTTCTCGATCCAACCATGATGTATTCTGCCGCCTTCTACCCTGAGAAAAAAGTGTCTTTAGAAGAAGCGTCAGTGTTTAAGCTGGACCGTATTTGCCAAAAACTTCAACTCAAAGAAACCGATCACTTATTGGAAATCGGTACGGGGTGGGGGGGCATGGCGATTCATGCGGCGAAACATTATGGTTGCCAAGTCACTACGACAACCATTTCACAAGAACAATATGATTTTGCGAAAGCGCGTGTACATGCGGAAGGATTGCAAGACAAGATTACTCTCTTACTGGACGATTATCGCGACTTACAAGGTCAATATGACAAGCTAGTGTCGATTGAAATGATTGAAGCGGTGGGCCACGAATATTACGACAGTTATTTCTCCAAATGCAGTGAATTATTAAAACCTGAAGGTCTAATGGTGATACAAGCCATTACCATTGCAGACCAGCGTTACGATTACGCTCGTCGTTCTGTGGACTTTATACAGCGCTACATTTTTCCGGGTGGTTGCTTACCGTCAAACCAAGTGATTGCGAATAAGATTTCAGCCAAAACGGATATGCAAATTGTCGGTTTGGAGGACATCACAGAGCATTATGCGAAAACCTTAGCGGATTGGCGAATACGTTTTCATGAGGCACGGCAAGAAGTCGTTAAACTGGGCTTTGATGACGTGTTCTGTCGGATGTGGGATTTTTACCTAGCCTACTGCGAAGGCGGTTTTAAAGAACGGGCGATTAGTACTGGGCAGTTTGTGTTCGCCAAACCTGAACATCGCCTAAGCCTTCCTTCAAGTGACTAA